A DNA window from Setaria viridis chromosome 2, Setaria_viridis_v4.0, whole genome shotgun sequence contains the following coding sequences:
- the LOC117843001 gene encoding cysteine--tRNA ligase CPS1, chloroplastic/mitochondrial isoform X2, which yields MANLQCLPPSMEPRVSDHIDQIINMIKQILDNNCAYVVGGDVYFSVDNFPEYGELSGRKLDDNRAGERVAVDERKRNPADFALWKAAKDGEPWWDSPWGPGRPGWHIECSAMSAHYLGHSFDIHGGGEDLIFPHHENEIAQSRAACCDSSISYWIHNGFVNVNSQKMSKSLGNFVTIRKVIEMYHPLALRMFLLGTHYRSPINYTIEQLNVASDRLYYTYQTLHDCEESCQQQQDNSGDSLPANTLNYIQKLHDEFETSMSDDLHTSVALAAISEPLKVMNDLLHTRKGKKQEKRLESLAALEEKIRVVLSVLGLLPSSYHEALQQLREKALRRASITEEHVLQKIEERTAARKAKQYEKSDEIRKELAAVGIALMDGPDGTTWRPSVPLSEEEGVVVKT from the exons ATGGCCAATCTTCAATGTTTGCCACCATCCATGGAGCCCCGTGTTTCAGATCATATTGATCAGATTATAAATATGATTAAACAG ATCCTTGATAACAATTGTGCATACGTAGTGGGTGGGGATGTCTATTTCTCTGTTGACAACTTTCCTGAATATGGAGAGTTATCTGGTCGAAAACTAGATGATAATAGAGCTGGTGAAAGGGTTGCAGTTGATGAAAGGAAGAGAAATCCTGCTGATTTCGCTCTATGGAAG GCTGCAAAAGATGGGGAGCCATGGTGGGACAGCCCTTGGGGCCCTGGAAGGCCAGGATGGCACATAGAATGCAGTGCCATGAGTGCACATTACTTGGGTCATTCTTTTGACATACATGGTGGTGGGGAGGACCTCATCTTTCCGCACCATGAGAATGAGATAGCACAGAGCCGTGCAGCGTGTTGTGACAGTAGCATAAGTTACTGGATACACAATGGATTTGTCAATGTAAATAGCCAAAAGATGTCTAAATCGCTTGGTAACTTCGTAACCATACGCAAG GTTATAGAGATGTACCACCCGCTTGCTTTGAGAATGTTCTTACTGGGCACACACTACAGGTCCCCGATCAACTACACAATAGAACAACTCAATGTTGCATCAGATAGATTGTATTACACGTATCAG ACGTTACACGATTGTGAAGAGAGTTGCCAGCAACAGCAAGATAACTCTGGAGACTCATTACCTGCTAATACCTTAAATTACATCCAGAAACTACATGATGAATTTGAGACTTCAATGTCAGATGATCTTCACACTTCAGTAGCACTGGCTGCTATTTCTGAGCCATTGAAAGTCATGAATGATTTGTTGCACACTCGTAAG GGAAAGAAGCAGGAAAAACGATTGGAATCACTTGCTGCCTTGGAAGAGAAAATAAGAGTAGTGCTCTCTGTTCTAGGATTGCTGCCTTCAAGTTATCATGAG GCTCTGCAACAACTGCGTGAGAAAGCACTGAGAAGAGCTTCCATCACCGAGGAGCATGTGCTGCAGAAGATCGAAGAGAGGACTGCAGCAAGGAAGGCGAAGCAGTACGAAAAATCTGACGAGATCAGGAAAGAATTGGCTGCTGTTGGAATCGCCCTCATGGATGGTCCTGACGGAACGACCTGGAGGCCATCTGTGCCTCTTTCTGAGGAGGAAGGGGTGGTTGTGAAGACTTGA
- the LOC117843002 gene encoding probable anion transporter 5, chloroplastic isoform X2 — protein sequence MSHQYGWNSSTAGLVQSSFFWGYALSQLPGGWLAKLFGGRKVLEVGVVTWSLATATIPVVAGFMPGLVLSRILVGIGEGVSPSAATDLIARYIPLQERSRAVAVVFGGLSFGSVLGLLFAPPIIQNLGWESVFYIFGLLGIIWCVGFDSLKGQQLGNNEGLFSLGKSSTVSDGLVSSTVSSESSDPSLEDLQNSLKDVPWRAFFKSKAVWAMIYAHFCGNWGHYTCLSWLPTFFSEELNLNLTEAAWVSILPPLGSMVISSIAAPFADNLISNGVDTTRVRKICQTIAFVSPAIFMMLSSVDLGLPPWEIVAFLTSGLALSSFAFSGLYCTHQDISHEYASILLGITNTAGAVPGIVGVALTGYLLDSTHSWSISLFAPSIFFYLTGTAVWLAFASSEPQDFSKSGPES from the exons ATGTCACATCAGTATGGTTGGAACTCATCAACTGCTGGCTTAGTTCAGTCCTCATTCTTTTGGGGTTACGCGTTGAGTCAACTACCGGGAGGATGGCTGGCAAAATTGTTTGGCGGAAG GAAAGTGCTTGAGGTCGGTGTTGTGACATGGTCTTTGGCCACTGCTACAATTCCTGTTGTAGCAGGGTTCATGCCAGGACTCGTTTTGTCAAGGATTCTG GTAGGCATTGGAGAAGGTGTCTCTCCATCAGCTGCTACAGATTTAATTGCTAG GTACATTCCCTTGCAAGAACGATCAAGAGCAGTTGCTGTTGTTTTTGGTGGTTTAAGCTTCGGAAGTGTCTTAGG ACTTCTGTTTGCCCCTCCCATCATTCAGAACCTTGGCTGGGAGTCCGTCTTTTACATATTTGGCCTTCTTGGGATTATTTG GTGCGTAGGGTTTGATTCTCTTAAAGGGCAACAGTTGGGTAACAACGAAGGCCTATTCA GTTTGGGAAAAAGTTCTACTGTATCTGATGGACTTGTCTCATCAACTGTATCTTCGGAATCATCAGACCCATCATTGGAAGATTTGCAGAATTCACTGAAG GATGTGCCTTGGAGAGCATTTTTCAAAAGCAAGGCCGTGTGGGCAATGATATATGCACACTTTTGTGGAAATTGGGGGCATTATACTTGCTTGTCTTGGCTACCAACATTCTTTAG TGAGGAGCTGAACCTGAACTTGACAGAAGCAGCATGG gtGTCAATCCTTCCTCCTTTGGGTTCAATGGTCATTTCATCTATTGCAGCACCTTTTGCAGACAACTTGATATCAAATGGAGTTGACACCACGAGG GTACGAAAAATATGCCAAACAATTGCCTTTGTTTCACCTGCAATTTTCATGATGCTTTCCTCTGTGGATCTTGGACTGCCTCCCTGGGAAATTGTTGCTTTTCTTACAAGTGGTCTAGCACTCTCCAGCTTCGCATTTTCAG GGCTTTATTGCACGCATCAAGATATCTCTCATGAATATGCAAGCATTCTCCTG GGTATCACAAACACTGCAGGCGCCGTGCCTGGAATTGTTGGTGTTGCACTGACAGGCTATCTTCTTGATTCAACTCATTCATGGAGT ATATCACTCTTCGCACCTTCTATCTTCTTTTATTTAACTGGTACTGCTGTATGGTTAGCATTTGCCAGCAGTGAGCCCCAGGATTTTTCCAAGTCAGGACCAGAGTCGTGA
- the LOC117843001 gene encoding cysteine--tRNA ligase CPS1, chloroplastic/mitochondrial isoform X1, which produces MAAAAARRAAGLLPLLSSPSGARIPLRRALSLISPPRSNRLFSHPARPFSTSPFSASASASNGAAAERTRELHLYNTKSRKKEHFRPRAPDGEVGMYVCGVTPYDDSHIGHARAYVAFDVLYRYLRYLDYEVRYVRNFTDIDDKIIARANQLGEDPFSLSKRFSDDFLSDMANLQCLPPSMEPRVSDHIDQIINMIKQILDNNCAYVVGGDVYFSVDNFPEYGELSGRKLDDNRAGERVAVDERKRNPADFALWKAAKDGEPWWDSPWGPGRPGWHIECSAMSAHYLGHSFDIHGGGEDLIFPHHENEIAQSRAACCDSSISYWIHNGFVNVNSQKMSKSLGNFVTIRKVIEMYHPLALRMFLLGTHYRSPINYTIEQLNVASDRLYYTYQTLHDCEESCQQQQDNSGDSLPANTLNYIQKLHDEFETSMSDDLHTSVALAAISEPLKVMNDLLHTRKGKKQEKRLESLAALEEKIRVVLSVLGLLPSSYHEALQQLREKALRRASITEEHVLQKIEERTAARKAKQYEKSDEIRKELAAVGIALMDGPDGTTWRPSVPLSEEEGVVVKT; this is translated from the exons atggcggcggccgcggcgaggcgtGCCGCtggccttctccctctcctctcctcgccgtccggtGCTCGCATCCCCCTCCGCCGGGCGCTATCCCTGATCTCTCCGCCTCGCTCCAATCGCCTCTTCTCGCACCCCGCCAGGCCCTTCTCCACCTCCCCCTtctcggcctccgcctccgcgtcgAATGGCGCGGCCGCGGAGAGAACCCGCGAGCTGCACCTGTACAACACGAAGTCGAGGAAGAAGGAGCATTTTCGGCCGCGAGCTCCTGACGGGGAGGTCGGCATGTACGTCTGCGGAGTCACGCCCTACGACGACAGCCACATCGGCCATGCCCGCGCATACGTCGCCTTTGACGTCCTCTACAG GTACTTGCGTTATTTGGACTATGAAGTTCGCTATGTTCGGAACTTCACCGACATTGATGACAAG ATAATTGCAAGAGCAAATCAACTGGGGGAAGATCCTTTTAGCTTAAGCAAAAGATTCTCTGATGATTTCCTGTCAGACATGGCCAATCTTCAATGTTTGCCACCATCCATGGAGCCCCGTGTTTCAGATCATATTGATCAGATTATAAATATGATTAAACAG ATCCTTGATAACAATTGTGCATACGTAGTGGGTGGGGATGTCTATTTCTCTGTTGACAACTTTCCTGAATATGGAGAGTTATCTGGTCGAAAACTAGATGATAATAGAGCTGGTGAAAGGGTTGCAGTTGATGAAAGGAAGAGAAATCCTGCTGATTTCGCTCTATGGAAG GCTGCAAAAGATGGGGAGCCATGGTGGGACAGCCCTTGGGGCCCTGGAAGGCCAGGATGGCACATAGAATGCAGTGCCATGAGTGCACATTACTTGGGTCATTCTTTTGACATACATGGTGGTGGGGAGGACCTCATCTTTCCGCACCATGAGAATGAGATAGCACAGAGCCGTGCAGCGTGTTGTGACAGTAGCATAAGTTACTGGATACACAATGGATTTGTCAATGTAAATAGCCAAAAGATGTCTAAATCGCTTGGTAACTTCGTAACCATACGCAAG GTTATAGAGATGTACCACCCGCTTGCTTTGAGAATGTTCTTACTGGGCACACACTACAGGTCCCCGATCAACTACACAATAGAACAACTCAATGTTGCATCAGATAGATTGTATTACACGTATCAG ACGTTACACGATTGTGAAGAGAGTTGCCAGCAACAGCAAGATAACTCTGGAGACTCATTACCTGCTAATACCTTAAATTACATCCAGAAACTACATGATGAATTTGAGACTTCAATGTCAGATGATCTTCACACTTCAGTAGCACTGGCTGCTATTTCTGAGCCATTGAAAGTCATGAATGATTTGTTGCACACTCGTAAG GGAAAGAAGCAGGAAAAACGATTGGAATCACTTGCTGCCTTGGAAGAGAAAATAAGAGTAGTGCTCTCTGTTCTAGGATTGCTGCCTTCAAGTTATCATGAG GCTCTGCAACAACTGCGTGAGAAAGCACTGAGAAGAGCTTCCATCACCGAGGAGCATGTGCTGCAGAAGATCGAAGAGAGGACTGCAGCAAGGAAGGCGAAGCAGTACGAAAAATCTGACGAGATCAGGAAAGAATTGGCTGCTGTTGGAATCGCCCTCATGGATGGTCCTGACGGAACGACCTGGAGGCCATCTGTGCCTCTTTCTGAGGAGGAAGGGGTGGTTGTGAAGACTTGA
- the LOC117843002 gene encoding probable anion transporter 5, chloroplastic isoform X1, which produces MAASALQPERHLLLLAGGGGRHRPLRMLPPRAPLPQQRRRWPRAVRVSSGDGGGGKGFPSAVEKQSIPGAVGEDHGARGEKELEGEAAGALELRWPPWEGLAERYKLIGATSLAFVICNMDKVNLSVAIIPMSHQYGWNSSTAGLVQSSFFWGYALSQLPGGWLAKLFGGRKVLEVGVVTWSLATATIPVVAGFMPGLVLSRILVGIGEGVSPSAATDLIARYIPLQERSRAVAVVFGGLSFGSVLGLLFAPPIIQNLGWESVFYIFGLLGIIWCVGFDSLKGQQLGNNEGLFSLGKSSTVSDGLVSSTVSSESSDPSLEDLQNSLKDVPWRAFFKSKAVWAMIYAHFCGNWGHYTCLSWLPTFFSEELNLNLTEAAWVSILPPLGSMVISSIAAPFADNLISNGVDTTRVRKICQTIAFVSPAIFMMLSSVDLGLPPWEIVAFLTSGLALSSFAFSGLYCTHQDISHEYASILLGITNTAGAVPGIVGVALTGYLLDSTHSWSISLFAPSIFFYLTGTAVWLAFASSEPQDFSKSGPES; this is translated from the exons ATGGCGGCCTCGGCGCTACAGCCCGAgcgccatctcctcctccttgccggcggcggcggccgccaccggcCCCTCCGCATGCTCCCGCCACGCGCGCCCCTCCCGCAGcaacgccgccgctggccgcggGCAGTGAGGGTGTCCTCCGGGGACGGTGGGGGCGGGAAAGGGTTTCCGAGCGCCGTGGAGAAGCAATCGATTCCGGGGGCGGTCGGGGAGGATCATGGAGCGAGGGGAGAGAAGGAGCTGGAGGGGGAAGCGGCCGGCGCCTTGGAGCTGAGGTGGCCGCCGTGGGAGGGGTTGGCCGAGCGGTACAAGCTCATTGGCGCCACCTCCCTCGCCTTCGTTATCTGCAACATGGACAAG GTTAACTTGAGTGTTGCAATTATTCCAATGTCACATCAGTATGGTTGGAACTCATCAACTGCTGGCTTAGTTCAGTCCTCATTCTTTTGGGGTTACGCGTTGAGTCAACTACCGGGAGGATGGCTGGCAAAATTGTTTGGCGGAAG GAAAGTGCTTGAGGTCGGTGTTGTGACATGGTCTTTGGCCACTGCTACAATTCCTGTTGTAGCAGGGTTCATGCCAGGACTCGTTTTGTCAAGGATTCTG GTAGGCATTGGAGAAGGTGTCTCTCCATCAGCTGCTACAGATTTAATTGCTAG GTACATTCCCTTGCAAGAACGATCAAGAGCAGTTGCTGTTGTTTTTGGTGGTTTAAGCTTCGGAAGTGTCTTAGG ACTTCTGTTTGCCCCTCCCATCATTCAGAACCTTGGCTGGGAGTCCGTCTTTTACATATTTGGCCTTCTTGGGATTATTTG GTGCGTAGGGTTTGATTCTCTTAAAGGGCAACAGTTGGGTAACAACGAAGGCCTATTCA GTTTGGGAAAAAGTTCTACTGTATCTGATGGACTTGTCTCATCAACTGTATCTTCGGAATCATCAGACCCATCATTGGAAGATTTGCAGAATTCACTGAAG GATGTGCCTTGGAGAGCATTTTTCAAAAGCAAGGCCGTGTGGGCAATGATATATGCACACTTTTGTGGAAATTGGGGGCATTATACTTGCTTGTCTTGGCTACCAACATTCTTTAG TGAGGAGCTGAACCTGAACTTGACAGAAGCAGCATGG gtGTCAATCCTTCCTCCTTTGGGTTCAATGGTCATTTCATCTATTGCAGCACCTTTTGCAGACAACTTGATATCAAATGGAGTTGACACCACGAGG GTACGAAAAATATGCCAAACAATTGCCTTTGTTTCACCTGCAATTTTCATGATGCTTTCCTCTGTGGATCTTGGACTGCCTCCCTGGGAAATTGTTGCTTTTCTTACAAGTGGTCTAGCACTCTCCAGCTTCGCATTTTCAG GGCTTTATTGCACGCATCAAGATATCTCTCATGAATATGCAAGCATTCTCCTG GGTATCACAAACACTGCAGGCGCCGTGCCTGGAATTGTTGGTGTTGCACTGACAGGCTATCTTCTTGATTCAACTCATTCATGGAGT ATATCACTCTTCGCACCTTCTATCTTCTTTTATTTAACTGGTACTGCTGTATGGTTAGCATTTGCCAGCAGTGAGCCCCAGGATTTTTCCAAGTCAGGACCAGAGTCGTGA
- the LOC117843002 gene encoding probable anion transporter 5, chloroplastic isoform X3 → MAGKIVWRKVCLGKVLEVGVVTWSLATATIPVVAGFMPGLVLSRILVGIGEGVSPSAATDLIARYIPLQERSRAVAVVFGGLSFGSVLGLLFAPPIIQNLGWESVFYIFGLLGIIWCVGFDSLKGQQLGNNEGLFSLGKSSTVSDGLVSSTVSSESSDPSLEDLQNSLKDVPWRAFFKSKAVWAMIYAHFCGNWGHYTCLSWLPTFFSEELNLNLTEAAWVSILPPLGSMVISSIAAPFADNLISNGVDTTRVRKICQTIAFVSPAIFMMLSSVDLGLPPWEIVAFLTSGLALSSFAFSGLYCTHQDISHEYASILLGITNTAGAVPGIVGVALTGYLLDSTHSWSISLFAPSIFFYLTGTAVWLAFASSEPQDFSKSGPES, encoded by the exons ATGGCTGGCAAAATTGTTTGGCGGAAGGTTTGTTTAGG GAAAGTGCTTGAGGTCGGTGTTGTGACATGGTCTTTGGCCACTGCTACAATTCCTGTTGTAGCAGGGTTCATGCCAGGACTCGTTTTGTCAAGGATTCTG GTAGGCATTGGAGAAGGTGTCTCTCCATCAGCTGCTACAGATTTAATTGCTAG GTACATTCCCTTGCAAGAACGATCAAGAGCAGTTGCTGTTGTTTTTGGTGGTTTAAGCTTCGGAAGTGTCTTAGG ACTTCTGTTTGCCCCTCCCATCATTCAGAACCTTGGCTGGGAGTCCGTCTTTTACATATTTGGCCTTCTTGGGATTATTTG GTGCGTAGGGTTTGATTCTCTTAAAGGGCAACAGTTGGGTAACAACGAAGGCCTATTCA GTTTGGGAAAAAGTTCTACTGTATCTGATGGACTTGTCTCATCAACTGTATCTTCGGAATCATCAGACCCATCATTGGAAGATTTGCAGAATTCACTGAAG GATGTGCCTTGGAGAGCATTTTTCAAAAGCAAGGCCGTGTGGGCAATGATATATGCACACTTTTGTGGAAATTGGGGGCATTATACTTGCTTGTCTTGGCTACCAACATTCTTTAG TGAGGAGCTGAACCTGAACTTGACAGAAGCAGCATGG gtGTCAATCCTTCCTCCTTTGGGTTCAATGGTCATTTCATCTATTGCAGCACCTTTTGCAGACAACTTGATATCAAATGGAGTTGACACCACGAGG GTACGAAAAATATGCCAAACAATTGCCTTTGTTTCACCTGCAATTTTCATGATGCTTTCCTCTGTGGATCTTGGACTGCCTCCCTGGGAAATTGTTGCTTTTCTTACAAGTGGTCTAGCACTCTCCAGCTTCGCATTTTCAG GGCTTTATTGCACGCATCAAGATATCTCTCATGAATATGCAAGCATTCTCCTG GGTATCACAAACACTGCAGGCGCCGTGCCTGGAATTGTTGGTGTTGCACTGACAGGCTATCTTCTTGATTCAACTCATTCATGGAGT ATATCACTCTTCGCACCTTCTATCTTCTTTTATTTAACTGGTACTGCTGTATGGTTAGCATTTGCCAGCAGTGAGCCCCAGGATTTTTCCAAGTCAGGACCAGAGTCGTGA
- the LOC117843003 gene encoding uncharacterized protein: MATATVVGGPGRMEAAASSSSAAELTAAVAAQRLLGLLALAIQAVNSGSEILNEDQRAIYKLLGRIKSDSVPENKDAGGSDDDDDDDDEDEDDDGGEDDDDAEEYSGDDGGEDDDDDDDDPEANGEGGSDDDDDDDEDGDDDGEDDDDDDDDDDDEDDDEDEDQPPSKKKK; encoded by the exons atggcgacggcgacggtggtTGGTGGACCTGGCAGGATGGAGGctgcggcgtcgtcgtcgtcggcggcggagcTCACCGCCGCTGTTGCCGCCCAGAGGTTGCTAGGCCTGCTCGCTCTTGCG ATTCAAGCTGTAAACAGTGGATCAGAAATATTGAATGAAGACCAGAGGGCAATTTACAA GCTACTTGGCAGAATCAAATCAGACAGTGTTCCTGAGAATAAGGATGCTGGAGGgtcggatgacgacgacgacgacgatgatgaagatgaggatgatgatgggggtgaagatgatgatgatgctgaggAGTACTCTGGGGATGATGGgggtgaagatgatgatgatgacgatgatgatccTGAGGCTAATGGTGAAGGAGGGAgtgatgacgatgacgatgatgatgaagatggtgatgaCGATGGtgaggatgacgatgatgatgacgacgatgatgatgatgaagatgacgacgaagatgaggaccAGCCACCTTCTAAGAAGAAGAAGTGA